A single genomic interval of Pseudomonas sp. FeN3W harbors:
- the xthA gene encoding exodeoxyribonuclease III: MKIVSFNINGLRARPHQLSAIIEKHQPDVIGLQETKVSDEQFPQAEIEALGYHVHYHGQKGHYGVALLSRQAPLEIHKGFPSDGEESQKRFIWGRFADADGQQVTVMNGYFPQGESRAHPVKFPAKTKFYADLQALLEQQFRSEESLALMGDFNISPQDCDIGIGEVNAKRWLRTGKCSFLPEEREWLERLKAWGLQDSFRTLNPEVVDRFSWFDYRSRGFEDDPRRGLRIDYILTTAALHQRVTDCGVDYDIRAMEKPSDHCPVWIELR; the protein is encoded by the coding sequence ATGAAAATCGTCTCCTTTAATATCAATGGATTACGCGCAAGACCTCACCAACTTTCTGCGATCATTGAAAAGCACCAACCGGACGTCATCGGCCTTCAGGAAACCAAGGTTTCTGACGAACAGTTTCCCCAGGCGGAGATCGAGGCGCTCGGCTATCACGTGCACTATCACGGGCAGAAGGGCCACTACGGCGTCGCCCTGCTCTCGCGCCAGGCTCCGCTGGAAATACACAAGGGCTTTCCCAGCGACGGCGAGGAGTCGCAGAAGCGCTTCATCTGGGGCCGCTTCGCCGATGCCGATGGCCAGCAGGTGACCGTGATGAACGGCTACTTCCCCCAAGGCGAAAGCCGCGCCCACCCGGTGAAGTTTCCCGCCAAGACCAAGTTCTACGCCGACCTGCAGGCACTGCTCGAACAGCAGTTCCGCTCCGAGGAATCCCTCGCGCTGATGGGCGACTTCAATATTTCCCCGCAGGACTGCGACATCGGCATCGGCGAAGTGAACGCCAAGCGCTGGCTGCGCACCGGCAAGTGCAGCTTTCTCCCCGAGGAGCGCGAGTGGCTCGAGCGCCTGAAGGCCTGGGGGCTGCAGGACAGCTTCCGCACCCTCAACCCGGAAGTCGTCGACCGCTTCAGCTGGTTCGACTATCGCAGCCGCGGTTTCGAGGACGACCCGCGCCGCGGCCTGCGCATCGACTACATCCTCACCACCGCAGCGCTGCACCAGCGCGTGACCGATTGCGGCGTC
- a CDS encoding GNAT family N-acetyltransferase: MPMSAEVRTLDSGYDRETRSLLYHAYRHEPTFAYLFEADRPGYQQRVRATVRELVNQHFLQQQPALGLLLDDRLIAVALIAPPQRRLDVTESWAWRARMLLTAGFRCTRRYLDYHAAVLACLPTGAVHLLPLLGVHPQFQGQQYGEHLLQAVHEWCAEDETSQGLVIDTGNPRYLNFYQRQGYEEIGQIAVGPVVEHIFFHPAPRRMEAAR, from the coding sequence ATGCCGATGTCTGCCGAGGTTCGCACACTCGATAGTGGTTATGACCGCGAAACCCGCTCGCTGCTGTATCACGCCTACCGTCACGAACCGACCTTCGCCTACCTGTTCGAGGCGGACCGGCCCGGCTATCAACAGCGCGTGCGCGCCACGGTGCGGGAGTTGGTGAACCAGCATTTTCTGCAACAACAACCTGCGCTCGGGCTGCTGCTGGACGACCGGCTGATCGCCGTCGCGCTGATCGCACCGCCGCAACGGCGGCTGGATGTCACCGAAAGCTGGGCCTGGCGCGCGCGTATGCTTCTGACCGCTGGGTTCCGCTGCACCAGGCGCTATCTGGACTACCACGCGGCGGTGCTGGCGTGTCTGCCGACCGGCGCGGTGCATCTGCTGCCGTTGCTCGGTGTGCATCCGCAGTTTCAGGGACAGCAATATGGTGAGCATCTGCTGCAGGCGGTGCACGAGTGGTGCGCCGAGGATGAAACCTCCCAGGGGCTGGTGATCGATACTGGCAACCCGCGCTATCTGAATTTCTACCAGCGGCAGGGCTACGAGGAGATCGGCCAGATCGCCGTCGGCCCGGTGGTCGAACACATCTTCTTTCATCCGGCGCCCAGGCGGATGGAAGCGGCGCGCTAG
- a CDS encoding autotransporter assembly complex family protein translates to MCKSNRIGPLVAALFMLSGIHASAAELDVRIEPENRALRENIENYIGDLGDRDARELLRYSRVAQSQAEKALQALGYYRSRIRTDVREGDEPALVLRVRTGEPVRLRNITVRLDGPAAEFSGFRVAERTLRQGDVLNHGRYEEVKQQFLNQASRFGYFDGRFTQQRLAVDPRENVADVELVFDSGPRYRLGDVRFEGDSPFDDDLLARMVPFEADTPYDSELIAELSQALQSSGYFEGVRVDANPSGANQQRIPVSVALTTRKPRTFGFGLGYSTDVGPRVRLDWTRHWVNPQGHSYGAEAELSAPRQNVGFWYDIPLDPPLTDKLRFVGGYQYEEIAGTDSLSRLLKVGPEWHSQLPSGWLRVLSLKWQHEEYRLGDDSGISTLLMPGVAYSYLRSDNRIDPSRGYRLQFEVAAAKAGVLSDADLVHANVQLRGLTTLAQRHRFLGRVQLGGNWTDEYVNVPPSLRYFAGGDQSVRGYDYQSLSPTNSDGDKIGGRYQFAVSAEYQYSIAEKWRVATFVDQGNAFNSLEIPTLKSAVGVGVRWVSPVGPIRVDVAHPLDGDGGVRLHFSMGPEL, encoded by the coding sequence ATGTGCAAATCGAACCGAATCGGCCCGCTGGTAGCCGCACTTTTTATGTTGAGCGGTATCCATGCCAGCGCCGCTGAGCTCGACGTTCGCATCGAGCCCGAGAACCGGGCGCTCCGAGAAAATATCGAGAACTACATAGGCGACCTGGGCGACCGCGACGCGCGCGAGCTGCTGCGCTACAGCCGGGTCGCGCAGAGTCAGGCGGAAAAGGCACTGCAAGCGCTGGGCTACTACCGCAGCCGCATCCGTACCGACGTGCGTGAGGGTGACGAACCGGCACTGGTGTTGCGCGTGCGTACCGGCGAGCCGGTGCGGCTGCGCAATATCACCGTCCGGCTGGACGGGCCGGCCGCGGAGTTCTCCGGCTTTCGCGTCGCCGAGCGTACCCTGCGTCAGGGCGATGTGTTGAACCACGGACGGTACGAGGAGGTGAAACAGCAGTTTCTCAACCAGGCCTCGCGCTTCGGCTATTTCGATGGCCGCTTCACTCAGCAGCGGCTTGCCGTCGATCCGCGGGAGAACGTCGCCGACGTCGAACTGGTGTTCGACAGCGGGCCACGCTACCGCCTGGGCGACGTGCGTTTCGAGGGGGATTCGCCATTCGATGACGACCTGCTCGCGCGCATGGTGCCGTTCGAGGCGGATACCCCGTACGACTCCGAACTGATCGCCGAACTCAGCCAGGCACTGCAATCGAGCGGCTATTTCGAGGGTGTGCGCGTCGATGCCAATCCGAGCGGCGCCAACCAGCAGCGCATCCCGGTTTCGGTCGCGCTCACCACGCGCAAGCCGCGCACCTTTGGCTTCGGTCTTGGTTATTCCACCGACGTCGGCCCGCGGGTCCGGCTGGACTGGACGCGCCACTGGGTCAACCCGCAAGGCCATAGCTACGGTGCCGAGGCGGAACTGTCGGCGCCGCGGCAGAACGTCGGTTTCTGGTACGACATTCCGCTGGACCCGCCACTGACCGACAAGCTGCGCTTCGTCGGCGGCTACCAGTACGAAGAGATCGCCGGCACCGACAGCCTCAGCCGCCTGCTCAAGGTCGGCCCGGAGTGGCACAGTCAGCTGCCCAGCGGCTGGTTGCGCGTGCTGTCGCTGAAGTGGCAGCACGAGGAATATCGCCTCGGGGACGATTCCGGAATCAGCACCTTGCTCATGCCCGGCGTCGCCTACAGCTACCTGCGTAGCGACAACCGTATCGACCCGAGCCGCGGCTATCGCCTGCAGTTCGAAGTGGCCGCCGCGAAGGCCGGGGTGCTTTCCGACGCCGACCTGGTCCACGCCAACGTGCAGCTGCGGGGGCTGACCACGCTGGCCCAGCGGCATCGCTTTCTCGGTCGCGTGCAGCTTGGTGGCAACTGGACCGATGAATACGTCAACGTGCCGCCTTCGCTGCGCTATTTCGCCGGTGGTGATCAGAGCGTGCGTGGCTACGATTACCAGAGCCTGTCACCGACCAATTCCGATGGCGACAAGATCGGCGGCCGCTATCAGTTCGCGGTCAGCGCCGAGTATCAATATTCCATCGCCGAGAAATGGCGTGTCGCGACCTTCGTCGATCAGGGCAACGCCTTCAACTCGTTGGAAATTCCCACGCTGAAAAGTGCCGTCGGCGTCGGTGTGCGCTGGGTATCGCCGGTCGGTCCGATTCGCGTCGATGTCGCTCATCCGCTGGATGGCGACGGTGGCGTCCGCCTGCATTTCTCCATGGGGCCGGAGCTGTGA
- a CDS encoding translocation/assembly module TamB domain-containing protein produces the protein MRVLRGLGWTLLGLILLVLIVTTVLLGTASGSRWLLGQVPGLTVEAFEGRLGQRWQADRLIWEQGGSHVEVQQPRLAWSPACLLKRTLCIDELVTGDIVLSFPPSEPDPAAEPFSLPELDLPLALQVERVEIGRVTLNESEQVRSLRLQANWRADGLDIQRLDLRRTDVDLSVTGRLQPSGDWPLTLEGQAALQSPDEQPWALMIAVDGDLREQLQLKVESQGYLDGSLSGQLRALDEQLPATLRLNADGFKALPDLPDTLRLNDLELTASGNLQDGYRLLGTTELPGEGGAVRLALEGVVSPSGAQIEMLELDAGQQRDVRLSGDVDWQDGLTANADLLWRDFPWRRLYPAIEEPPVTLRELKAQIQYDDGNYLGNFESAMTGPAGDFTLNSPVSGNLEAVHLPQLQLQAGQGSATGSLSIGFAEGVDWKADLTLSELDPAYWLAELPGNLGGSLKSQGALRDEQLQAEASLDIAGRLRDQNTSLQLQANGEGERWNLPVIDLRMGDNRVHGSGTWAQTLEGRLQLELSRLAQLWPGLRGRVSGEVTLAGTAAAPSGQLELSGRNLAYQDNRLRRLSVQGQLSDGERGRLALDAERIRAGETDLGALRINAEGTAERHQAELQLQGPSLDLALAFDGRLRGEDWLGRLTRGELSAQQQDWALQRPATLQRFADGRVEFGAHCWRSGPASLCAENQRLLPEPQIRYRLRDFSLQTLAEYLPEDFRWQGELNADIELDLPAGGPNGRVQVDAGPGVLRIRDVDEWHDFPYQTLALNSRLLPERIDSQLRFQGGELGELDVQLQIDPRPAAKPIDGEFRLSGLDLSVARPFVPMVERLRGELNGSGQLAGSLQQPTLNGQLLLSDGEIAGSELPTTFEDLRVRLLIEGERLNIDGNWWAGEQGRGSLSGALDWRNELDLDLAIKGSRLPVVVEPYADLEVEPDLRIVLSGQDLAVSGRVEVPRGAITVRELPPATVKVSEDTVIIGREAEEPATPLAVKMDIDVEVGQDRLRFSGFGLTADLAGYLHIGDNLDARGELQLKNGRYRAYGQRLTIRRAELLFTGVISQPFLNIEAIRRIEADNVVAGLRITGSAEQPRIDVFSEPAMSQEQALAYLVLGRPLGADTGDSNLLAQAALGLGLAGSSSITGGLAQRLGIQDFQLDTEGTGVGTSVVATGRLTERLALRYGVGVFEPSNTIALRYQLTRRIFLEAASGLASSLDLFYRRNF, from the coding sequence ATGCGGGTATTGCGTGGGCTGGGCTGGACGCTGCTTGGGCTGATACTGCTCGTGCTCATCGTCACCACCGTGCTGCTCGGCACTGCCAGCGGTAGCCGCTGGCTGCTGGGGCAGGTTCCGGGGCTGACGGTCGAAGCGTTCGAGGGCCGGCTCGGCCAGCGCTGGCAAGCCGACCGGTTGATCTGGGAGCAGGGCGGCAGTCACGTCGAAGTGCAACAGCCCCGTCTTGCCTGGTCGCCGGCATGCCTGCTCAAGCGCACGCTGTGCATCGACGAGCTGGTGACCGGCGACATCGTCCTCAGCTTTCCGCCCAGCGAGCCCGACCCAGCGGCGGAGCCCTTCAGCTTGCCGGAGCTCGATTTGCCGCTGGCACTGCAAGTCGAGCGCGTCGAAATCGGCCGGGTGACGCTCAATGAAAGCGAGCAGGTGCGAAGCCTGCGCCTGCAGGCGAACTGGCGCGCGGATGGCCTGGATATCCAGCGCCTCGACCTGCGCCGGACGGATGTGGATCTGTCGGTGACTGGCCGGCTGCAGCCCAGCGGTGACTGGCCGCTGACGCTGGAGGGGCAGGCCGCGCTGCAGTCGCCGGATGAACAGCCGTGGGCGCTGATGATCGCCGTGGATGGCGATCTGCGCGAGCAGCTGCAACTCAAGGTCGAGAGTCAGGGCTATCTGGACGGCAGCCTCAGCGGTCAGTTGCGGGCCCTCGATGAGCAATTACCGGCGACGCTCAGGCTGAATGCTGATGGGTTCAAGGCGCTGCCCGATCTGCCGGACACCTTGCGCCTGAACGATCTGGAGCTGACAGCGAGTGGCAACCTGCAGGACGGCTACCGTCTGCTCGGCACCACCGAGCTGCCAGGCGAGGGCGGCGCGGTGCGGCTGGCGCTGGAAGGTGTCGTCAGTCCGAGCGGAGCGCAGATCGAGATGCTCGAGCTCGATGCTGGGCAGCAACGCGATGTGCGGCTGAGTGGCGATGTCGACTGGCAGGACGGTCTGACCGCGAATGCCGATCTGCTCTGGCGCGATTTTCCCTGGCGACGGCTCTACCCGGCGATCGAAGAGCCACCGGTGACGTTGCGCGAGCTCAAGGCGCAGATTCAGTACGACGACGGCAACTATCTCGGCAACTTCGAATCGGCCATGACCGGCCCGGCCGGAGATTTCACACTGAACAGCCCGGTCAGCGGCAACCTCGAAGCCGTGCATCTGCCACAACTGCAACTGCAAGCCGGGCAGGGCAGTGCGACGGGTTCGTTGAGCATCGGCTTCGCCGAGGGCGTCGACTGGAAAGCCGACCTGACGCTGAGCGAACTCGATCCGGCGTACTGGCTGGCCGAGCTGCCGGGCAATCTCGGTGGTTCGCTGAAAAGCCAGGGCGCTTTGCGCGACGAGCAGCTGCAGGCCGAGGCGAGCCTCGATATCGCCGGGCGCCTGCGCGATCAGAACACCAGCCTGCAGCTGCAGGCCAACGGCGAAGGCGAGCGCTGGAACCTGCCGGTCATCGACCTGCGCATGGGCGATAACCGCGTACACGGCAGCGGCACCTGGGCACAGACGCTGGAGGGTCGATTGCAACTGGAACTGAGCCGCCTGGCGCAGCTGTGGCCCGGCCTCCGGGGGCGAGTGAGCGGCGAGGTCACGCTGGCGGGAACCGCAGCGGCGCCGAGCGGGCAGCTCGAGCTCAGCGGTCGCAACCTCGCTTATCAGGACAATCGGCTGCGTCGTCTCAGCGTGCAGGGTCAGCTATCCGATGGGGAGCGCGGTCGGCTGGCGCTAGATGCCGAGCGAATCCGCGCCGGCGAAACCGATCTTGGCGCGCTGCGGATCAATGCCGAAGGCACTGCGGAACGGCATCAGGCCGAGCTGCAACTGCAAGGCCCATCGCTCGACCTGGCGCTGGCCTTCGATGGCAGATTGCGCGGTGAGGATTGGCTTGGCCGGCTGACACGTGGCGAACTCAGCGCGCAGCAGCAGGATTGGGCCCTGCAACGGCCGGCCACGCTGCAGCGTTTCGCCGATGGCCGAGTGGAATTCGGTGCGCATTGTTGGCGCTCCGGGCCCGCCAGCCTCTGCGCGGAGAATCAGCGCCTGCTGCCGGAGCCGCAGATTCGCTATCGCCTGCGCGATTTCTCGCTGCAGACCCTGGCCGAGTATCTGCCCGAAGATTTCCGCTGGCAGGGCGAGCTGAATGCCGATATCGAGCTGGACCTTCCCGCTGGCGGACCCAATGGCCGGGTTCAGGTCGATGCCGGCCCCGGCGTGCTGCGCATTCGCGATGTGGACGAGTGGCACGATTTCCCCTATCAGACCCTGGCGCTGAACAGTCGCCTGCTGCCGGAGCGGATCGACAGCCAGCTGCGCTTCCAGGGCGGTGAGCTGGGCGAGCTTGACGTGCAGCTGCAGATCGATCCGCGGCCCGCAGCCAAGCCAATCGACGGCGAATTTCGCCTGAGCGGTCTCGATCTGTCGGTGGCGCGCCCATTCGTGCCAATGGTCGAGCGCTTGCGTGGCGAACTGAATGGCAGCGGCCAGCTGGCCGGCAGCCTGCAGCAGCCGACGCTCAACGGCCAGCTGCTGTTGAGTGACGGGGAAATCGCCGGCAGCGAACTGCCGACGACCTTCGAAGATCTGCGGGTACGCCTGCTGATCGAAGGTGAGCGACTGAACATCGACGGCAACTGGTGGGCCGGCGAACAGGGGCGCGGCAGCCTGAGCGGCGCACTGGACTGGCGGAACGAACTGGATTTGGACCTCGCGATCAAGGGCAGTCGCCTGCCGGTGGTGGTCGAGCCTTACGCCGACCTCGAAGTCGAGCCTGACCTGCGCATCGTACTCAGCGGTCAGGACCTGGCCGTCAGCGGTCGGGTGGAAGTGCCGCGCGGCGCGATCACGGTTCGCGAGCTACCGCCGGCGACGGTGAAGGTCTCCGAGGACACGGTGATCATCGGTCGTGAAGCCGAGGAGCCGGCGACACCGCTGGCTGTGAAGATGGACATCGATGTCGAGGTGGGCCAGGACCGCCTGCGCTTCTCCGGCTTCGGCCTGACCGCGGATCTCGCCGGTTATCTGCACATCGGCGACAACCTGGATGCGCGCGGCGAGCTGCAGCTGAAGAACGGCCGCTACCGGGCCTACGGCCAGCGGCTGACCATCCGCCGTGCCGAATTGCTGTTCACTGGCGTGATCAGTCAACCGTTCCTCAACATCGAGGCGATCCGGCGGATCGAGGCGGACAACGTGGTCGCCGGCCTGCGCATCACCGGCAGCGCCGAGCAGCCACGCATCGACGTGTTTTCCGAACCCGCCATGAGTCAGGAGCAGGCATTGGCCTATCTGGTGCTGGGGCGACCGCTGGGTGCCGATACCGGGGACAGCAACCTGCTAGCCCAGGCGGCGCTGGGCCTTGGCCTGGCGGGTAGTTCGTCCATCACCGGTGGCCTGGCGCAACGCCTGGGCATTCAGGATTTCCAGCTGGACACCGAAGGCACCGGCGTCGGCACCAGCGTGGTCGCCACCGGACGGCTGACGGAACGGCTGGCATTGCGCTACGGCGTCGGCGTGTTCGAGCCTTCGAATACCATCGCGCTGCGCTATCAGCTGACGCGGCGGATCTTCCTCGAGGCGGCCAGCGGATTGGCCAGTTCGCTGGACCTGTTCTATCGCCGCAATTTCTGA
- a CDS encoding sodium:alanine symporter family protein produces the protein MEFLNNLVNSVNGLVWGPPMLVLILGTGLFLMIFLKFMPLTRIPTGFALMWGGRAKGDEATGEISPFQALMTSLAATVGTGNIAGVATAIFLGGPGALFWMWCTALVGMATKYCEVVLAVHYREKDDRGEHVGGPMYAIKNGLGKKWVWLGTAFAIFGGLAGFGIGNMVQVNSMAHALETTFSVPLWATGLITMVIVGLVILGGIRRIGVVAASLVPFMCLAYLIAAVVVLVVNASAIPAAFDLIFTHAFTPIAATGGFAGAAVMAAIRFGVARGIFSNEAGLGTAGIAQAAGTTTSSVRSGMIGMLGTFIDTIIVCSMTGLAIICTGVWTSGESGAALSAAAFESAMPGIGGVILTIALVVFAFTTILGWSYFGEKCWEFLVGTRAIWPFRVIWVLAVPFGAIAQLDFAWLLADTLNGLMAIPNLVSLLLLSPVVVKLTKEYFARS, from the coding sequence ATGGAATTTCTGAATAACCTCGTCAATAGCGTCAACGGCCTCGTCTGGGGCCCACCCATGCTGGTGCTGATCCTCGGTACCGGCCTGTTCCTGATGATCTTCCTCAAATTCATGCCGCTGACCCGCATCCCGACCGGTTTTGCGCTGATGTGGGGTGGGCGTGCCAAAGGCGACGAAGCCACTGGTGAAATCAGCCCGTTCCAGGCATTGATGACCTCGCTGGCGGCGACCGTGGGCACCGGCAACATCGCGGGCGTGGCCACGGCCATCTTCCTCGGCGGGCCGGGTGCGCTGTTCTGGATGTGGTGCACCGCGCTGGTGGGTATGGCCACCAAGTACTGCGAAGTCGTGCTGGCCGTTCACTACCGCGAGAAGGACGACCGTGGCGAGCACGTCGGCGGCCCGATGTATGCGATCAAGAACGGGCTGGGCAAGAAGTGGGTCTGGCTGGGCACGGCCTTCGCCATCTTCGGCGGCCTGGCCGGCTTCGGCATTGGCAACATGGTGCAGGTCAACAGCATGGCCCATGCGCTGGAAACCACCTTCTCGGTGCCGCTGTGGGCGACCGGCCTGATCACCATGGTGATCGTCGGCCTGGTAATTCTTGGCGGTATTCGCCGCATCGGTGTGGTCGCCGCGTCGCTGGTACCGTTCATGTGCCTGGCTTACCTGATCGCTGCTGTAGTGGTGCTGGTAGTCAATGCATCGGCCATTCCGGCGGCGTTTGACCTGATCTTCACCCACGCCTTCACCCCGATCGCCGCTACCGGTGGTTTCGCCGGCGCTGCGGTCATGGCGGCGATTCGCTTCGGTGTTGCCCGCGGCATCTTCTCCAACGAGGCGGGCCTTGGTACCGCCGGTATCGCTCAGGCGGCCGGCACCACCACCAGCTCGGTGCGCTCGGGCATGATCGGCATGCTGGGTACGTTCATCGACACCATCATCGTCTGTTCGATGACCGGTCTGGCGATCATCTGCACCGGCGTCTGGACCAGCGGCGAAAGCGGCGCAGCGCTGTCTGCGGCAGCCTTCGAGTCGGCCATGCCGGGTATCGGTGGCGTCATCCTGACCATCGCGCTGGTGGTCTTCGCCTTTACCACCATCCTTGGTTGGAGCTATTTCGGCGAGAAATGCTGGGAGTTCCTGGTCGGCACGCGAGCCATCTGGCCGTTCCGCGTGATCTGGGTTCTGGCGGTGCCGTTCGGTGCCATCGCCCAGCTCGACTTCGCCTGGCTGTTGGCCGATACCCTCAACGGCCTGATGGCGATCCCCAACCTGGTTTCGCTGTTGCTGCTGAGTCCGGTAGTGGTCAAGCTGACCAAGGAATATTTCGCACGCAGCTGA
- the tpx gene encoding thiol peroxidase — translation MTEITLKGTPIQVAGDFPQAGQQANAFRLVGADLSDVELSSLAGKRKILNIFPSIDTPTCATSVRKFNAQANALENTVVLCISADLPFAQKRFCGAEGLENVINLSTMRGAEFLKDYGVAIASGPLAGVAARAVVVLDEQDRVLHSELVSEIGSEPNYEAAIASLG, via the coding sequence ATGACTGAAATCACCCTGAAAGGCACACCGATCCAAGTAGCCGGTGACTTCCCGCAGGCCGGCCAGCAGGCCAATGCGTTCCGCCTGGTGGGCGCTGACCTTTCCGATGTCGAGCTGTCGAGCCTTGCCGGCAAGCGCAAGATTCTCAACATCTTCCCAAGCATCGACACGCCGACCTGCGCCACCTCGGTGCGCAAGTTCAACGCGCAGGCCAATGCCCTGGAAAACACCGTGGTGCTGTGCATTTCCGCCGACCTGCCATTCGCGCAGAAACGCTTCTGCGGCGCCGAGGGGCTGGAAAATGTCATCAACCTGTCCACCATGCGCGGTGCCGAGTTCCTCAAGGATTACGGCGTAGCGATTGCCAGCGGTCCGCTGGCCGGGGTCGCGGCACGCGCGGTAGTCGTGCTCGATGAGCAGGATCGCGTCCTGCACAGCGAGTTGGTCAGCGAAATTGGCAGTGAGCCGAACTACGAGGCAGCCATCGCCTCGCTTGGCTGA
- a CDS encoding NAD(P)-dependent oxidoreductase: MIARGFVRLIKKHYPDMEISRVLTRRPLSTMADFPLADVLTNSLDELIDHSDLIVECSGDVFHGTSVIERAFEAGLQVVTVNAELQVTTGSYLAGRGFLTEAEGDQPGSLAALHEDALQMGFQPLVYGNMKGYLNHDPTPEDMVYWANRQGISVDQTTSFTDGTKVQIEQVIIGNGLGATITRQGMEGLASTNLDDSASLLGMMAERAGQPIVDYVIPSGYPAGGVFLVGRHDEDQAQAIEYFKLGRGPFYTLVRPFHLCSLEVGKTVRRVLNGGGVLLNNSTEPTLGVAAIAKRAMKPGELIERGIGGFQFRGEAIKLAEHSDHVPIGLLRKTALKRAVEPGQIITFDDIDILPSRALDIVLEQRKPRMSEVESKPSDCAEPGINTNTMGMLAFGG, encoded by the coding sequence ATGATCGCCCGCGGCTTCGTGCGGCTAATCAAGAAACACTATCCGGACATGGAAATCTCGCGCGTCCTGACACGCCGACCGCTCTCAACGATGGCTGACTTCCCGCTGGCAGACGTACTCACCAACTCGCTGGACGAGCTGATCGATCATTCCGATCTGATCGTCGAGTGCAGTGGTGACGTGTTCCATGGGACTTCAGTCATCGAACGTGCTTTTGAAGCCGGTTTGCAGGTCGTAACGGTCAATGCAGAGCTGCAAGTGACCACGGGCTCCTACCTGGCCGGCAGAGGCTTCCTTACCGAAGCCGAGGGCGACCAGCCGGGTTCCCTTGCGGCCCTGCATGAAGACGCGCTGCAGATGGGCTTTCAGCCGCTGGTGTACGGCAATATGAAGGGCTATCTGAACCATGATCCGACTCCGGAAGACATGGTCTACTGGGCCAATCGGCAGGGGATCAGCGTCGACCAGACTACGTCCTTCACCGACGGCACCAAGGTGCAGATCGAGCAGGTGATCATTGGTAACGGCCTGGGCGCCACCATCACCCGTCAGGGCATGGAAGGTCTGGCCTCGACCAACCTGGACGACAGTGCCAGCCTGCTCGGCATGATGGCCGAGCGCGCCGGGCAGCCAATCGTCGACTACGTCATTCCTTCCGGCTACCCGGCCGGCGGCGTGTTCCTGGTGGGCAGGCATGACGAGGATCAGGCGCAGGCAATCGAATACTTCAAGCTGGGCCGCGGGCCCTTCTACACGCTGGTGCGTCCGTTCCACCTCTGCTCGCTGGAAGTGGGCAAGACCGTACGCCGCGTGCTGAATGGCGGCGGTGTGCTGCTCAACAACTCGACCGAACCGACCCTCGGTGTCGCGGCCATCGCCAAGCGCGCCATGAAGCCGGGCGAACTGATCGAGCGTGGCATCGGTGGTTTCCAGTTCCGTGGCGAGGCGATCAAGCTCGCCGAGCACTCGGATCACGTGCCGATCGGTCTGCTGCGCAAGACTGCGCTCAAACGCGCCGTCGAGCCTGGCCAGATCATCACCTTCGACGACATCGACATTCTGCCGAGTCGCGCTCTGGATATCGTGCTGGAGCAGCGCAAGCCGCGCATGAGCGAAGTCGAGAGCAAACCGTCAGACTGTGCTGAACCTGGCATCAACACCAACACCATGGGGATGCTCGCCTTCGGCGGTTGA